One region of Brachionichthys hirsutus isolate HB-005 unplaced genomic scaffold, CSIRO-AGI_Bhir_v1 contig_887, whole genome shotgun sequence genomic DNA includes:
- the LOC137913959 gene encoding RAD9, HUS1, RAD1-interacting nuclear orphan protein 1-like has translation MPRKATKTAKPPLLFLEPPLRGARFQDVSEVRAAFNPKECVTEKREHNSAHNSWVSPQFNCSVAAPPERRGRKKCHSSTSASQSDLQPPKKSSVCKFPSLTFQARARDEPCRQKSTNAQTVTECTAAVSDAGNQPKGPRQIQRAGSSTRHRDAPERQTTSIRKRNTKRCPASAACSSSHSGRPETQSVPTDGTPIRVSGAVSCVAPPPDVHTPKVSQEGSCYPSFTSQHVLLPQSSTPPDILVTDTPERDYGVKVTWRRRRELMLLLKERDLLSDSEILVHT, from the exons ATGCCCCGCAAAGCGACAAAGACAGCGAAGCCTCCATTGCTGTTTCTGGAGCCGCCATTGAGGGGCGCTAGATTCCAAGATGTTTCTGAGGTCAGAGCAGCGTTCAACCCCAAAGAATGCGTCACAGAGAAAAGGGAGCACAATTCGGCTCATAATTCCTGG GTAAGCCCACAGTTTAACTGCTCGGTGGCTGCACCTCCGGAGAGACGAGGAAGGAAAAAGTGTCATTCTTCCACAAGCGCCTCTCAGAGCGACCTTCAGCCGCCAAAGAAAAGCAGTGTGTGCAAATTTCCCTCCTTAACATTTCAGGCAAGGGCAAGAGATGAGCCTTGTCGACAAAAGAGCACAAATGCACAGACGGTTACAGAGTGCACTGCTGCTGTGTCTGATGCAGGAAATCAACCAAAGGGACCACGGCAAATCCAAAGGGCAGGTTCTAGCACACGGCacagagacgcaccagagagacagacaacctCGATCAGAAAAAGGAACACCAAGAGATGTCCTGCGAGTGCCGCGTGTTCCAGTAGTCATTCGGGCCGACCTGAAACTCAATCAGTCCCAACTGATGGTACCCCGATACGCGTCTCCGGTGCCGTCAGCTGTGTTGCTCCGCCACCTGATGTTCACACTCCAAAAGTATCGCAAGAAGGGAGCTGTTATCCCTCGTTCACTTCTCAACATGTGCTCCTTCCACAGTCAAGTACACCACCCGACATTTTGGTGACTGACACGCCGGAGAGGGATTATGGGGTGAAAGTGacatggaggagaaggagggaatTGATGCTGTTGCTAAAAGAGAGAGACCTCCTCTCTGATTCAGAAATATTAGTCCACACCtaa